TCAAATAAGAACACTTCTATACTAAGTGCGAGGATTAAGATTAAttgatacaaaattattttagtttaattagtcATCACAAGTTTAAGTTTTAATATTGCCTACTTttggtctatttttttaaaaatgagaatACTTCTTACTATGATTTAAAAGATAAACATgagaatgattttaaaaaatatattggacTAGATTAAAAATATGTCAAGTGTGTGTCAAATGAGAACATCTCTTATTATGATCaaggaaaattataaatataaattattaaattttatttatataattaaagctaaaaagaaaatgcacataactttttaaagtaatcatataattatataatcaacataaatatttaaaggtATCAAATTTTTATACTGAAAATTATTGTCACTTAATGCATCCTTGTTAAtctcaaattcttttttatttttaagaatcaaGGATAGACATcggaaatttataataatttatgcataTGGATCAATCAAATGAACTACACTGTTATTCAAAgttcaatttcaaaatgagtTTATGGAAAAAACATCCGTGTCTATAAACAGAtacttgttattttaatttccgTTCTGGGTAGCTTTGAAGACATTATTAGGGTGTGGGTGGGACACTGTTTGCAGAAGAAGAATAAAACGTGGGGCATGTGAATTCTCATAACAGGAATTAGGATTGAGCATCTCTATATAACCATGCACTCCCCAATAGATAGACACAACAATCTAGTCACTCAGAAACTTGTCGCATAAAACATTTTCCTAGATACATACTATTATCATAAAAAGCTTACGTACAAGTCAGTTTTCAACATTAGAATCCTTATTGCCACCATGTCTTTCTAcaaagcaagaaagaaaaaaacaattgagGCATGAAATCATAATAACTTGATTACTCCCCCGACAAGCCAAAAAAGAAGCAgaggaattttaatttttcttcaaacaGAGAGAGCTCCTTTGAAACGCATAGTTTGATTTTGCCATTTTTTTGTGAAGTGAAAAAAGTCCCGCTTGTTTCTCAAGAGAGGACAAGAGAATTAAAGGTTTGAAAGCTGAATCAGGTCATGTGTGTACTATCTAAACAAGAGGTCTTATATTCTCTCAAGTTTTTGTAGCCTGTGCCCTGTGGCATTCCCACCTATTCTGCATTTAATCtatctttcatatttaatgaCCTATGCAGAGAAATAATGATGATTGCATCTTCTCTTATGGAACCCAATGACTAACTGAACAACCCCTATGTCCTTATAAAACTCTGGTATTTATGCTTTCTGAGGGTTAATTTCACTTTCATTGACAGCTTCTACCTGTGTCTGGTGCTGGGTAAGTCAGAGAATTAATGCACTTCCAGGTGGTGTTGTGTGGTGAAGACTTGTCCCAAGGTCATTAAAGAGATTCCGATCGTTTTGCTTTGAGTCTTTGatacacacatacatacatatctCAAGTGGTGGTATTTTCTCAGGTGTCTATCAACAGATACAtacttgttttaattttctattttaagctCTTTGGTTTTTACCATTAATATTTCTCATTCTCCTTCTTGGCACTCCCTCAGGATGGAGCCATTCGGTGCAGAGGAATGTCACAGCAGTGAATCTGGATGGACCATGTATATTGGGTCCTCTATAGATGATGCTGGTGGACATAGTACtgatgatggtgatggtgatgatgaCAATGACGACGACGACAAAGAAGAAGGTACTCAAGCTCATCCacaagatgatgatgaaagtgATGATTCTATGGCTTCTGATGCGTCTTCTGGGCCAAGTCATCATCATGGCTTTGCGGATTTCCGGCGAGATTCTGAAGAGGGAAATCATGACAAGTATTGCTTTGAGAAGAAAGCAAGTAAAACCCAACACAAGCAAATGGAAGGGGAAAAGGTGGAAAAGAAAGGGATGTTACCGGTTGATAGCAAAGATAAGTCTCCAGTTCAGGGTTGTGGCAAGgtgagaaaaaattattttgtgggGAAAAGGAAATAGGGTGTATTTCCTTCCCTGCTCCACAGCTGGTTAATTTGTTGCTTAGGTTTTCTTTtgaactaaataattaatttatagctGCAATTACTGTGTAGTCAATTGCATTTCCATAGTTGTTGTGATAGTAATGGCCATTTCACTATATTAGCTACAGCATGCAAGGATTAAAGGGTATGGATGCATATCTGGTTAGTTCTGAAATATGTTGTTCAGATATGTACTAGTATGTTACTTTTTGTACGCTGTCTATAAGCATTACAAACATTGaaggtttttattattattattatcattattattataatttttatgtttagacTTTGATATTCGTAAAACAAGGCATAGGTAGAGCTTCCCCAATTGCATGAGACTCCACCAAGTTGTAGagaattgaataatatttatggTATTCGGTTAGTTGATTTAGTCAAGAGAGGAGCTTGAAGGGGAAAGTTTTGTCGAGAAACAAGAAGTCTTCATATGTTCATCTTCGAAGGACCAAGATTCTCTAGAAAAATGACGACTCACAagatctaaaataattttgattcgtTTAGATTGTCCTAATTGTATACCGTGACAAAAGTCTTCTACGCAAGGGTTTATAGCTACTGAAAGTGAACCATTCGGATTAATTAGTTACCATACTGTACTATAACACGCCTACACAAATCATACATAATCATAATCGTAAAGGATACACAACCCCAAATGACTCAAGTAAAATTTACTTGTTTATATTAATATCAcactctttaaattaatttattaaattaatattttggcgtgtcattatttattaatcttaattgtatttttgtctcttcattttctcaattttataaatttgatgtttcactattttaattatgtaagtCAAGATTAACTTTATGTTAAATTGATGATGAGATGATAGAATGACATGACTTATTTTGTGTGTGTTTAGATTGAtgatgataaaattgattttgaatgaaattgattttatataatcaaaattaattataaaataacatgatttttgtttggataacatATATTAAagagttaattttttaagagaatgtTGTTTGAATACTTTGAATCAAAATTGGTTGAGTATGTAATTATCAAAATGAGTTTTGGTTATTTGTACATatcttgtgtatttttatttattatttattattatattgatatgctgattattaatttttttaaaaataggtaGGTTTATAACAAGtatttttatagtaaaattaataattaaaatattagctTGTGAAATAAAATACATTGCCTAAATAAAAACTTGCAATCTAAATTATCATAACAATGTATTTATAAAGTAGTgaagtgacaaaaaaaaacataaaagaccaATAATTCTTAATATAACACAAAAATAATGTTAGATTACGAAAACTACTTTCCGCAAGATtagattatgaaaaataatttgtgatatattaaaacttaactatgtaattaaaattaatttctataaaagtaattttactataattttttttataagaaaagtgAGATAGAATGAGTCAAAATAGTAGGCCCTATGAAAAATGTGTTTAGAAATTTATAATAGAGTCCGACCATAGTTATGAATTAATTATCTTCATCCATAAGAATACTAGATGGACATTTATCCTTATGGGTTTCCTTTTAGTGTTGCTGAAAACCGCAAAGGGTTGTCTACTACTATCAAGTTCCCCACAACtttttgagttttgattttgaaatctgAAACTCTTTGCAAGGCTTTCCAAGTTCTCCACAGTTCATTGTTTGTATTCTTTCTATTATCTGTGAGTACGTTTCTGCTCAATTCCTCCTTTTCATGGGACGCATGCAATTGAGAATGGATaggtgaaaaagaaataaaattgaaaaccaGAAAAAATATCCATTGAGAATCATTTTTTCGGATCCATAAGCTATTCAGAATAGCGTCAAAAGAGACACGACACGCATATATTAAGCAAAATCACATAAATTACATTACCCAAACATCTCGTTCAACAACATCACTATAAATAGCATTATGATTTAACATTTATGAAAATGATATGTTTGAGTTACACTTTTTTCTCCTTaccattgttgtttcttaattttactgtccttttatttttaagtgtGCAAATGTAAGTCAATAATTAAGTATATGtaaaataagtaataaataTGATGAGGTGATATTATGACTGTTTTAGAGCATGTTTGGGATATTGTTGCACCCCCTCAAACACAATTTGTCCTCAACACTTCTCTTGTATCTTTTCCATTTAGATGCATAGGAATTCGTGCAATCAAGGTTTTAACCGCTAAGAAAGCATGCACTTATTTGCCTTATGCAAAATTATTTGAAGTGTGTTTTAAAAAGTTGAAACTAATGACTAAAGACTGTTTCAAAAACGGACCCTTTCTAACTTAGACTTTCTCAAACCTCAATTGTAGTCATATGTTCAacgacccaaaaaaaataaaattgagccAACAAAgtacattaaatttataattattcatgTGGAACCTCATGCTACAACCATTCTTTTTGTCATCAAAACTTAATCTTAATTCTTACGAAACAGTAACCATAACCATAGCCCTTGAACCCTTATCATGACTAACTAAACTTGTATATTCACCCAAGTCAACCCAGCCACACTCCACACATGACACATATCAACACAACATCGCACCACACtatgaatcaatttaaaaaaaatggacatttaaaaatgaatctaggcaaaattgaaattgaatcaAACATGTCCTGTAGCTCTCTCAGAAGGACACAGGACTCCTTTATTATATCACAGGCCTCATAAACAGAGAAATGCTTGGAGTTAATGCTAATGTGAGGTTTAAGCTTGAAGCCGTAGTATGATCTTCGAGCTGGTACAGGAGTTTGTTGTAGCAAATAGTATTATGCTACTTGACATTATCAATGCTAATATGCTATGCAGGACACCACATGTGAATGAACTGCTAGCTAGTAGCTAGCTACTAGGTTCCAGCATTAATATTCGTCAGTGCATCATTCAAATCATCGACGTGCTTTGAGGACGAAGTCGCTTTCCATTTGGATTTGGAAAGGGCATAATCTCCAAAGAAATCGGCATTTAAATAAGATGCAATAATATATATGTACTATTTCCTTAGCATGCCCGCGATTTTTGAAAATGTTTGATACACAAACCTTGGTGGCGTGGAGGATAGATTCCATTGTAGGGCCCTCTCTTCACAATTAGTAGTAACTTGagttttttaaacatatatgaAATAAGTTTTGATTCTTAGttatatgaaaacaaaaacatttataagCAGAGGAATTAGTCTCATATTGCCggctgaaaaaatatattagaccACCCTAGATCTAAAAAAGATAGATTCTGATATTGGGCTGTCTCCCCATAAAGGAAATATAAGTTCAAACACCCTCTTGATAAGTATGCATTTtactgttttaaaattttacataattgtgtcgtgtaaatttttacgttagcttattttttataaatatttatatgatttttttatataaattacatgTATGTTTcacttaatacattttttttaagtatttaatacaattatatattcTAGACTTGACctaattaacttaaaataattttacgtcAGTTAATTTTTATCTTGGATGGTTCATACCATTTTTTCAATGTATTTCACACCATTAAGACAAGAAAGAATGTATAAAAAGtggattaattaagaaaataaaccactCTTTAGAATGAGTATTCAATTTTGTAATATAAaggatttttttaagtataaatttaGAAAGATGGGATAATGTTTGAAGGAAAATTCTTTATTAATTATCtgataacataatttataattgtctAAGTGAAGCTTAAATCTATGTACAAAACTTTGTATCTCTCTTCTCAATCAACACCTTAAAATTATATACAAGTTGTTTCAAAacttaatcattttaaataaataaaattaattatttgaattggtTAAAATACTCTCACACTTATTCATTTGAAaaccaacaattaaaaattatgataaaatccAATATAGATGAAAAGAATTTAAAAGTTGATTGTAatctcaattattattttttaatcaatgtttCTCATTATTCTTTATCTTCTAAAGCACATCGTTTTATCTAAGaggatcatattttttttttctattacaaattttataatagcTTGACTTTATCCAAAACTTGACATGATTTATCCAGAATTATACTCTCTCTcgacttatataattttttttttacgt
This genomic interval from Glycine max cultivar Williams 82 chromosome 5, Glycine_max_v4.0, whole genome shotgun sequence contains the following:
- the LOC102664423 gene encoding protein SOB FIVE-LIKE 1, giving the protein MEPFGAEECHSSESGWTMYIGSSIDDAGGHSTDDGDGDDDNDDDDKEEGTQAHPQDDDESDDSMASDASSGPSHHHGFADFRRDSEEGNHDKYCFEKKASKTQHKQMEGEKVEKKGMLPVDSKDKSPVQGCGKVRKNYFVGKRK